A genomic region of Nymphaea colorata isolate Beijing-Zhang1983 chromosome 2, ASM883128v2, whole genome shotgun sequence contains the following coding sequences:
- the LOC116247671 gene encoding protein TPLATE, whose product MDILFAQIQADLRSSDALRQTGALLQALQQCAAGRDISSLARCACEEIIASPASAVCKKLAFDLVRSTRLTPELWDIVCRGLRNDLDFPDPDVAAASISALASVPSYRLSALIPECTKQISAALISDSPTLRRSTTETLGCILARDDLVTLCESNVNLLDRVTGWWRQIAANMLDASDAVSKVAFESVGRLFQEFSSKRMSRLAGDKLVSSENSLAIRSGWVAAMVVFVWAKRNQLTARSLVLPVESFRASVYPIVYGVRAVASGASDALKKLSKSGGEAKLGTADLDSNAERVVGVSDVVSHLVPFLTSSLDPALVFEVAMNLLSLADVPGGKPEWASMSIIAILTLWDRQEFSSARESIVRAVVTNLHLLDLHMQVSLFKRLLVMVRNLRAESDRMHALACICRTALCVDLFAKESVRRGQKPLAGTDIASLFEDARIKEDLNSITSKSLFREELVASLVESCFQLSLPLPEQKTSGMESRVIGALAYGTGYGALNWTESALEVVEVCRPCVKWDCEGRTYAIDCYLKLLVRLCHIYDTRGGVKKVKDGASQDQILNETRLQTLQRILVKDLREVNTSRICARLLWAIAEHFDLEGLDPLLADDPEDPLNILISNIHKVLFNIDSSAATTTNRLQDVQAVLLCAKSLGSRHPRAGQLLTKELEDFRSSNVADAVSKHQCRLILQTIKYITNHPESRWAGVGEARGDYPFSHHKLTVQFFEASAAQDRKLESLVHKAIQELWSPDPSELMLLLTRGIDSAFLKVPPSACTLSGSSDPCFVEAYHLSDSVDGRITLHLKVLNLTELELNRVDIRVGLSGALHFMDGSPQAVRQLHHLVSQDPILCSVTVGVSHFERCALWVQVLYYPFHGSGGAGDYDGDYPDEDPSQIMRQKKTLKPEIGEPVILRCMPYKIPLTELMLPHKCSPVEYFRLWPSLPAILEYSGGYTYEGSGFKATAALQTGAPPFLRGLKSLSLKPFHQVCSHVLRTVAGFQLCYAAKTWYGGFVGMMIFGASEVSRNVDFGDETTAMLCKFVIRASDASIIKEIGSDLQGWLDDITDGCVQYMPEDEVKEAAIERLKISMERIAILRAAQPPPQPPKDSDDDNEKEKEDAEKKPKEPSTLSELTAEEQEHRALQAAVLQEWHMLYKDRATKVH is encoded by the exons aTGGACATACTGTTCGCGCAGATACAGGCGGACCTCCGGTCGAGCGACGCCTTGCGGCAGACGGGGGCTCTGTTGCAGGCCCTTCAGCAATGCGCAGCCGGGAGAGACATCTCCTCTCTTGCTCGCTGCGCCTGCGAGGAGATCATCGCGTCCCCAGCCTCGGCCGTCTGCAAGAAGCTGGCCTTCGATCTCGTCCGCTCCACCCGTCTCACTCCTGAACTCTGGGACATCGTCTGCAGGGGCCTTCGCAACGACCTAGACTTCCCGGACCCCGACGTTGCCGCCGCCTCCATCTCTGCCCTCGCGTCCGTTCCTTCCTACCGTCTGTCTGCCTTAATTCCGGAGTGCACCAAACAGATCTCCGCCGCCCTAATCTCTGATAGCCCCACCCTGCGCCGCTCCACCACCGAAACCTTGGGCTGCATCCTTGCCCGCGACGATCTTGTCACCCTCTGTGAGTCAAATGTCAACCTTCTCGACCGCGTCACGGGCTGGTGGCGCCAGATCGCCGCTAACATGCTCGACGCCTCCGACGCGGTCTCCAAGGTGGCCTTCGAGTCCGTCGGGCGCCTTTTCCAGGAGTTTTCCTCCAAGCGAATGAGCCGCCTCGCGGGCGACAAGCTCGTCTCCAGCGAGAATTCCCTCGCGATCCGTTCCGGCTGGGTCGCTGCCATGGTTGTGTTCGTTTGGGCCAAGCGGAATCAGCTCACGGCCAGGTCCCTAGTCCTTCCGGTCGAGAGCTTCCGCGCTAGCGTCTACCCGATTGTCTACGGCGTTCGTGCTGTTGCCTCTGGTGCATCCGATGCCCTTAAGAAACTTTCCAAGAGCGGGGGAGAGGCCAAATTGGGGACTGCAGATCTGGACTCTAACGCCGAAAGGGTCGTCGGTGTCTCGGATGTTGTTTCCCACTTGGTTCCTTTCCTCACATCTTCATTGGATCCGGCATTGGTCTTCGAGGTTGCGATGAATCTGCTCTCCCTAGCTGACGTGCCTGGAGGAAAGCCTGAATGGGCGTCGATGTCGATAATCGCCATCCTCACCCTCTGGGATAGACAGGAGTTCTCTTCTGCGAGAGAGAGCATTGTTAGGGCCGTGGTCACCAACCTTCATCTGCTTGATCTTCACATGCAG gTCTCATTGTTTAAAAGGTTATTGGTAATGGTTAGAAATTTAAGGGCAGAATCTGACAGGATGCATGCCCTAGCTTGTATTTGCCGTACTGCCCTTTGTGTTGACCTTTTTGCTAAGGAAAGTGTAAGAAGAGGTCAGAAACCTTTGGCTGGAACTGATATTGCATCACTTTTTGAGGATGCTAGGATAAAAGAAGACCTAAACAGTATTACTAGTAAAAGTTTGTTTAGGGAGGAACTGGTGGCTTCTCTTGTGGAAAGTTGTTTTCAGCTATCTCTTCCACTTCCTGAACAGAAGACTTCTGGTATGGAGAGTAGAGTTATTGGGGCCTTGGCCTATGGAACTGGTTATGGTGCACTAAATTGGACAGAGTCTGCACTAGAAGTTGTGGAGGTTTGTAGACCATGTGTGAAGTGGGATTGCGAAGGACGAACCTACGCCATCGACTGCTATTTAAAATTGCTTGTACGACTCTGCCATATTTATGATACCAGGGGAGGAGTAAAAAAGGTCAAAGATGGAGCTTCACAGGATCAGATTCTAAATGAAACCAGGTTACAGACACTGCAAAGAATTCTTGTAAAAGATTTGCGTGAG GTTAATACTTCACGAATATGTGCACGTCTCCTTTGGGCTATAGCTGAGCATTTTGACCTTGAAGGTCTAGATCCCCTTCTTGCTGATGACCCGGAAGATCCATTGAACATCCTGATATCAAATATTCATAAGGTATTGTTCAACATAGATTCATCGGCAGCGACTACTACAAATAGACTTCAAGATGTGCAAGCAGTTCTACTGTGTGCAAAATCTTTAGGATCTCGTCATCCTAGAGCAGGGcaacttttgacaaaagaacTTGAGGATTTTCGGAGTAGCAATGTAGCAGATGCTGTCAGCAAGCATCAGTGTCGTCTAATATTGCAGACCATTAAGTACATAACTAACCACCCTGAAAGCAG GTGGGCAGGAGTTGGTGAAGCGAGGGGAGATTATCCATTTAGCCATCATAAGCTTACTGTACAATTTTTTGAAGCTTCTGCAGCTCAGGACCGAAAGCTAGAAAGCTTGGTTCATAAGGCCATCCAGGAGTTGTGGAGTCCAGATCCAAGTGAGCTTATGCTTTTGCTAACGAGGGGCATTGACTCTGCTTTTCTAAAGGTGCCACCTAGTGCTTGTACCCTAAGTGGCAGCAGTGATCCCTGTTTCGTTGAAGCCTATCATCTATCTGACTCAGTTGATGGAAGGATTACTCTTCACCTAAAG GTTCTCAATTTGACTGAACTGGAGCTTAACAGAGTTGATATCCGAGTGGGGCTTTCAGGTGCATTGCATTTTATGGATGGTTCTCCTCAAGCAGTGAGGCAACTGCATCATCTTGTCTCTCAG GATCCAATCCTCTGCAGTGTAACTGTTGGTGTTTCCCATTTCGAACGCTGTGCTCTCTGGGTCCAGGTTTTATACTATCCATTTCATGGAAGTGGAGGTGCAGGCGACTATGATGGTGACTATCCAGATGAGGACCCTTCTCAAATCATGAGACAGAAGAAGACATTAAAGCCAGAGATTGGAGAACCAGTTATTTTACGTTGTATGCCTTACAAAATTCCTTTGACAGAACTCATGCTGCCCCATAAGTGTTCTCCAGTTGAATATTTCCGCTTATGGCCGAGTTTGCCTGCCATACTAGAATATTCAGGTGGATACACATACGAAGGGAGTGGTTTTAAAGCTACTGCTGCTTTACAGACTGGGGCTCCTCCTTTCCTGAGGGGGCTGAAGTCGCTTTCTTTAAAGCCTTTCCACCAAGTTTGTTCCCATGTTCTCAGGACTGTTGCAGGATTTCAA CTCTGCTATGCTGCCAAGACCTGGTACGGTGGATTTGTGGGTATGATGATATTTGGTGCCAGTGAAGTAAGTAGAAACGTAGACTTTGGGGACGAGACTACTGCAATGCTGTGCAAGTTTGTGATAAGAGCCTCTGATGCTTCCATAATAAAAGAAATAGGTTCTGATTTGCAAGGCTGGTTAGATGACATTACGGATGGGTGCGTTCAATACATGCCTGAGGATGAAGTAAAAGAAGCAGCTATTGAGCGATTAAAAATCTCAATGGAAAGAATAGCAATACTAAGAGCAGCACAACCTCCACCTCAACCTCCCAAGGATAGTGATGATGataatgagaaagaaaaggaagacgcTGAGAAGAAGCCTAAGGAACCTTCAACTTTATCAGAGTTGACGGCAGAAGAACAAGAACACCGTGCCCTTCAGGCAGCGGTTTTGCAAGAGTGGCACATGTTGTACAAAGATAGAGCAACTAAAGTTCATTAA